In Candidatus Neomarinimicrobiota bacterium, the genomic window CACCAGATTTCCCGCTCGCGAGGCGATGGCATTCAAGACTTTACCCGATGCGGCCCGGGTCGCCAGCGGTCCGTCCTCTTCACTAAAGGTGGGAATACTCTCGTCCCAGTTCGATGGCAGCTCACCGCTGACGGCAACGGAAAACTGTTGCGCCAGTTCAGAATGCCGTTTGCCATACTCTGAGAGTAGCTCTTCCCACGCCTGTTCAACTGCGATTCCCTTGTCTCTTGATTGTCGGCACTGTGCCAGCGCCTCATCGGGGACATGAAAGGGCGGCGCTAACGGCCATCCCAAAGCTTCCTTCGTGGCGATAGTGGCTTCGGGCCCGAGAGGTTCGCCGTGGGCGGAGGCGGTGTCCTGCTTGGGACTTCCGTAGCCGATGTGTGTCCGCACCATGATAAGCGACGGTTTTCCGCTCTCGGTCTGGGCGCTGCGGATAGCAAAATCGATGGCATCCAAATCATTCCCGTCCTCCACCCTTTCCACGTGCCAGCGGTACGCCTCAAACCGCTTCGCCACATCTTCAGTGAAAGCGAGGTCGGCGCTGCCGTCGATAGTGATCTTGTTGTCGTCATAAAGATAAATAAGCTTTCCGAGCTTCCACGTCCCGGCCAGAGACGCCGCCTCTGAAGCCACTCCTTCCATGAGGTCTCCGTCCGACACGATGGCGTAAGTAGTGTGATCTACCACCGGGAATCCATCCCGGTTGAACTTCTGCGCAAGAAACTTCTCCGCCATGGCCATCCCCACGCCGTTGGCGAAGCCTTGCCCTAAAGGACCGGTGGTGGTCTCAACGCCGGCGGTGAGGCCGTATTCAGGATGGCCCGGTGTTTTACTCCCCCACTGACGGAAGTTCTTGATCTCTTCCAAAGAAAGGTCGTAACCGAAGAGGTGGAGCAAACCGTACAGCAAGGCCGAGCCGTGCCCCGCCGAAAGGATGAACCTATCCCGGTTGAACCAGTGAGGATTCCGAGGATTGTGTTTCAGAAACCGATACCACAAGACGTAGGCCATAGGGGCCGCGCCAAGGGGCATGCCTGGGTGACCGGACTTCGCCGCCTCCACGGCGTCCACCGCGAGGAAGCGGAGGGTGTTGATGCTGAGGTTATCGATGCCTCTCATTGTCTTTTGTGGTAAGTCAAAGAATGCACGTTACACCCGGATCATGTCAGACGCGAGAATCAAGACGGAGAAAAAATTACCGCCCCGTTGAGAATATTCCAACGGATTGCCTACCCTGAACCTGTAAAGCAGCCACTGGAGTTCAGGCGGGGAGGGAAGAAATCTACCTCCGTCCGTTCAGCATCGTTTTCAGGAACTGTCCTGTATAGGAGCCTCTGATCTTGGCCACCTCCTCCGGCGTCCCTTCCGCCACCACCGTTCCACCGTCATCGCCGCCCTCAGGACCGAGGTCAATAATCCAGTCCGCAGTCTTGATAACGTCGAGATTGTGCTCGATAACGATGACCGTGTTCCCCTTTTCCACCAGCCGGTTAAGGACATCCAGCAACATGCGTACGTCTTCGAAGTGCAGGCCAGTGGTGGGCTCATCGAGGATGTACATGGTTCGGCCGGTGCCAATCTTTGATAACTCAGACGATAGTTTGACGCGCTGGGCCTCGCCGCCGGAGAGGGTCGTCGCCTGCTGTCCCAGCCGGATGTAGCCCAGACCCACATCCTGAAGGGTCTCCAATCTGCGCTTAACCTGAGGAATATTCTTGAAGAATAACAACGCCTCATCCACCGACATGCTGAGAACGTCCGCTATTGTTTTTCCCTTGTAACCGATCTCCAGTGTCTCACGGTTATAACGCAACCCGGCGCACTCCTCACACTGAACATAAACATCCGGCAAAAAGTGCATCTCTATCTTGATGATCCCGTCACCCCGGCACGCCTCACAGCGGCCGCCTTTTACATTGAAAGAAAACCGCCCCGGCTTGTATCCGCGAATCTTCGATTCCGGTAGCCTCGCAAAGAGGTCCCGGATGTGGGTGAACAGACCTGTGTAAGTGGCGGGATTGGACCGGGGCGTCCTGCCGATGGGCGACTGGTCAATGTCGATGACCTTGTCGAGGTACGCCATCCCCTCGACAGCATCATACCGCAGCGGATAGGCGCGCTTGCCGTGGAGTTCCCTCCCCAGGATGGGGTAGAGCGTCTCGTTCACTAAGGAGCTTTTGCCCGAACCTGACACACCTGTGACGCAGATGAGCTTCCCCAGTGGAAAGGAGATATCGATAGATTTGAGATTATTGCCTTGTGCCCCTAACAGGTTGAAGGTCTTGCCCGAACCGTTACGGCGCTCCGGCGGCATCTCGATCTTGCGCTTGCCAGAAAGATAGAGTCCCGTGATGGAATCATCACTCCTCTCAAGCTTCTCTGGAGTGCCTGTAAATATCACCTCACCTCCCGCCTCGCCGGCACCGGGACCGAGGTCTACCACGTGATCAGCAGACTCAATCGTCTCCCGGTCATGTTCCACCACCAGCACCGTGTTACCCAGATTCTTCAGCTTCTCCAGCGTGGCGATAAGGCGCTTGTTGTCCCGCTGATGGAGACCGATGGACGGCTCATCCAGAATGTAGAGTACACCCACAAGCTGAGCTCCGATCTGAGTGGCGAGCCTGATACGCTGTGCCTCTCCACCTGACAGCGAGGCCGCACCCCGGTCCAGTGTCAAGTAGTCCAAGCCAACATTGATGAGAAACTGCAACCTTTCTTTAACTTCCTTCAGAACCTGCTTGGCTACCTTCTTCTGGGTTGCGGTCAATTTGACTGTTTCAAAGAATTGAGCCACCTCCTTGATGGACTGTTTAGATAGATCACCAATAGTCAGTTCTCCAAGGCGGACGGCGAGACTCTCCTCCCGTAACCTTGCTCCGTTACACAGCGGGCAAGGCTGCATACTCATGAACTGTTCGATCCACTCGCGGACACCTGCCGATTTTGTCTGCGTGTAGCGCCGCTCGAGATTGTGGGTGACGCCTTCAAATCCACCAGACCACTCACCCGAAAAGCGGTCGGATCGATAGTGCATCTTCACCTTATCCTTGCCCGTTCCCCACAAGAGTGCTTCTCTCGCTCGGGACGGCAGTTTGTGCCACGGCGTCGTGAAGTTAAATCCGTAATGGGATGCCAGACTCTTCAATACGGCGCTGTACCAGCTCCCTCTCGGCTGCTCTCCAAGCGGCGCCACAGCGCCCTGCACCAGCGATTTTCTTTTGTCCGGCACCA contains:
- a CDS encoding transketolase; translated protein: MRGIDNLSINTLRFLAVDAVEAAKSGHPGMPLGAAPMAYVLWYRFLKHNPRNPHWFNRDRFILSAGHGSALLYGLLHLFGYDLSLEEIKNFRQWGSKTPGHPEYGLTAGVETTTGPLGQGFANGVGMAMAEKFLAQKFNRDGFPVVDHTTYAIVSDGDLMEGVASEAASLAGTWKLGKLIYLYDDNKITIDGSADLAFTEDVAKRFEAYRWHVERVEDGNDLDAIDFAIRSAQTESGKPSLIMVRTHIGYGSPKQDTASAHGEPLGPEATIATKEALGWPLAPPFHVPDEALAQCRQSRDKGIAVEQAWEELLSEYGKRHSELAQQFSVAVSGELPSNWDESIPTFSEEDGPLATRAASGKVLNAIASRAGNLVGGSADLAPSNKTIQEGETFFGVDGDWGPNVHFGVREHAMASIANGLALHGGILPYVGTFLVFADYMRPAIRLA
- the uvrA gene encoding excinuclease ABC subunit UvrA, which encodes MAAPTENIVVRGAREHNLKNIKVEIPRNQLVVVTGLSGSGKSSLAFDTIYAEGQRRYVESLSAYARQFLSLMEKPDVDYIEGLSPAISIEQKAASRNPRSTVGTVTEIHDYLRLLYARVGTPYCWKCGDPIQRQTVQQIVDAVLKFPKGSRLQVLAPVVRGRKGQFKEVFREIAREGFIRVRVDGRIRDLSKRIILHKNKKHSIEVVVDRIVLESDMSKGSFGKERLTESVELALKIGSGLVIINKFPKEEHIFSEKFACPKCEISMEELSPRMFSFNSPYGACRSCDGLGSRMEIDPDLVVPDKRKSLVQGAVAPLGEQPRGSWYSAVLKSLASHYGFNFTTPWHKLPSRAREALLWGTGKDKVKMHYRSDRFSGEWSGGFEGVTHNLERRYTQTKSAGVREWIEQFMSMQPCPLCNGARLREESLAVRLGELTIGDLSKQSIKEVAQFFETVKLTATQKKVAKQVLKEVKERLQFLINVGLDYLTLDRGAASLSGGEAQRIRLATQIGAQLVGVLYILDEPSIGLHQRDNKRLIATLEKLKNLGNTVLVVEHDRETIESADHVVDLGPGAGEAGGEVIFTGTPEKLERSDDSITGLYLSGKRKIEMPPERRNGSGKTFNLLGAQGNNLKSIDISFPLGKLICVTGVSGSGKSSLVNETLYPILGRELHGKRAYPLRYDAVEGMAYLDKVIDIDQSPIGRTPRSNPATYTGLFTHIRDLFARLPESKIRGYKPGRFSFNVKGGRCEACRGDGIIKIEMHFLPDVYVQCEECAGLRYNRETLEIGYKGKTIADVLSMSVDEALLFFKNIPQVKRRLETLQDVGLGYIRLGQQATTLSGGEAQRVKLSSELSKIGTGRTMYILDEPTTGLHFEDVRMLLDVLNRLVEKGNTVIVIEHNLDVIKTADWIIDLGPEGGDDGGTVVAEGTPEEVAKIRGSYTGQFLKTMLNGRR